The Primulina tabacum isolate GXHZ01 chromosome 7, ASM2559414v2, whole genome shotgun sequence genome includes a window with the following:
- the LOC142552084 gene encoding FT-interacting protein 3, whose amino-acid sequence MQRPPPEDFSLKETNPHLGGGKVTGDKLTSTYDLVEQMQYLYVRVVKAKDLPGKDVTGGCDPYTEVKLGNYKGTTRHFEKKSNPEWNQVFAFSKDRIQASVLEVTVKDKDVVKDDFIGRVLFDLNDIPKRVPPDSPLAPQWYRLEDRKNDKLKGELMLAVWMGTQADEAFPEAWHSDAAAVSGADSIATIRSKVYLSPKLWYLRVNVIEAQDLQPTDKSRFPEVFVKAILGNQALKTRISMNKSINPMWNEDLMFVAAEPFEEPLILSVEDRVAPNKDEVLGRCGIPLQYVDRRLDHKPINTKWFNLEKHILVEGEKKKEVKFASRIHMRICLEGGYHVLDESTHYSSDLRPTAKQLWKSSIGVLELGILNAQGLSPMKTKDGRATTDAYCVAKFGQKWVRTRTILDSFSPKWNEQYTWEVFDPCTVLTIGVFDNCHFQGGDKVGRDSRIGKVRIRLSTLQTDRVYTHTHPLLVLHPNGVKKMGEIHLAVRFTCSSLLNMMHMYSQPLLPKMHYIYPLTVGQLDNLRHQATQIVSMRLSRAEPPLRKEVVEYMLDVGSHMWSMRRSKANFFRIMGVLSGLIAVGKWFDQICNWKNPITTVLIHILFLILVMYPELILPTIFLYLFLIGVWYYRWRPRNPPHMDTRLSCADNAHPDELDEEFDTFPTSRPADIVRMRYDRLRSIAGRIQTVVGDLATQGERLQSLLNWRDPRATALFVIFCLVAAIVLYVTPFQVVALLTGFYVLRHPRFRYKLPSVPLNFFRRLPARTDYML is encoded by the coding sequence ATGCAGAGGCCTCCACCAGAAGATTTTTCTCTTAAGGAGACCAACCCACACCTAGGTGGAGGGAAGGTCACTGGAGACAAGCTCACGAGCACCTATGACCTCGTTGAGCAAATGCAATACCTTTACGTCCGTGTTGTTAAGGCAAAAGATCTACCTGGGAAGGACGTGACTGGTGGATGTGATCCTTATACTGAGGTTAAGCTTGGTAACTATAAGGGAACGACCCGTCATTTCGAGAAGAAGTCGAACCCTGAATGGAATCAGGTATTTGCTTTCTCCAAGGATCGGATTCAAGCCTCGGTTCTTGAGGTCACTGTTAAAGATAAGGATGTAGTGAAAGATGATTTTATCGGCCGGGTGCTGTTTGACTTGAATGACATTCCAAAAAGGGTTCCCCCAGATAGTCCTCTTGCCCCCCAGTGGTATCGGCTGGAGGATAGGAAGAATGATAAGTTGAAAGGGGAGTTGATGTTAGCTGTTTGGATGGGTACTCAAGCGGATGAAGCTTTTCCTGAGGCATGGCATTCTGATGCTGCAGCGGTAAGTGGCGCAGATAGTATTGCGACTATCAGGTCGAAGGTTTATCTCTCTCCAAAGCTTTGGTATTTGAGGGTAAACGTAATCGAAGCTCAGGATTTGCAGCCAACTGATAAAAGTAGGTTTCCAGAAGTGTTTGTGAAGGCCATCTTGGGAAATCAGGCACTGAAGACGAGGATCTCCATGAACAAAAGTATCAATCCTATGTGGAATGAGGATTTGATGTTTGTGGCTGCAGAACCATTCGAGGAGCCATTGATTTTGAGTGTAGAAGACCGAGTTGCTCCGAACAAAGATGAAGTTCTTGGAAGATGTGGTATTCCGTTACAGTATGTAGACAGGAGATTGGATCATAAACCAATAAACACAAAGTGGTTTAATCTCGAGAAACATATATTAGTCGAAGgtgaaaagaaaaaagaggtCAAGTTTGCGAGCAGGATTCATATGAGAATTTGCTTGGAAGGTGGTTACCATGTTCTTGATGAGTCGACTCACTACAGCAGTGATCTTAGACCAACAGCAAAGCAGTTGTGGAAATCAAGCATTGGGGTTCTGGAATTGGGTATTTTGAATGCTCAGGGGCTGTCGCCGATGAAAACCAAAGATGGGCGGGCAACAACAGATGCTTATTGTGTTGCCAAGTTCGGACAGAAGTGGGTAAGGACAAGGACAATTCTTGACAGTTTTTCTCCCAAGTGGAACGAACAGTACACATGGGAAGTGTTCGACCCTTGCACTGTATTAACCATTGGTGTGTTTGATAACTGTCATTTTCAAGGTGGAGATAAAGTTGGAAGGGATTCTCGAATTGGAAAGGTCCGAATTCGACTTTCTACTTTACAAACAGACCGTgtgtacacacacacacatccaCTTCTTGTTTTGCATCCTAATGGTGTCAAAAAGATGGGTGAAATTCATTTGGCTGTACGTTTCACTTGCTCATCCTTGTTAAACATGATGCATATGTACTCACAACCGTTGCTGCCCAAAATGCACTACATTTATCCGCTAACTGTCGGCCAGCTCGACAACTTGAGGCACCAAGCCACTCAGATAGTCTCCATGAGGCTGAGTCGAGCCGAGCCTCCTTTGAGGAAGGAGGTGGTGGAGTATATGCTCGATGTGGGCTCTCACATGTGGAGTATGAGAAGAAGCAAAGCTAACTTTTTCCGAATTATGGGGGTTTTGAGTGGGTTAATCGCTGTTGGTAAATGGTTTGATCAGATATGCAATTGGAAGAATCCCATCACCACCGTTCTGATTCACATCTTGTTCTTGATTCTGGTTATGTATCCTGAGCTTATATTACCAACTATTTTTCTCTACTTGTTCTTGATTGGAGTATGGTACTATAGATGGAGACCAAGGAATCCACCCCACATGGATACCCGCCTGTCTTGTGCCGATAATGCTCATCCAGATGAATTGGATGAGGAATTTGACACTTTTCCGACATCACGGCCTGCCGACATTGTACGGATGAGGTATGATCGTCTCCGAAGCATTGCTGGACGGATTCAAACTGTTGTGGGGGACTTGGCAACACAAGGGGAGAGGCTTCAGTCCCTGTTAAACTGGCGAGATCCCAGAGCTACTGCTTTGTTTGTCATTTTCTGTTTAGTTGCTGCCATAGTTCTCTATGTGACACCTTTCCAGGTCGTGGCTCTTCTGACtggattttatgttttgagacaTCCCAGGTTCCGATACAAGCTTCCTTCCGTGCCGCTTAACTTCTTTCGAAGGTTGCCGGCTAGAACAGACTATATGTTGTAA
- the LOC142552083 gene encoding OVARIAN TUMOR DOMAIN-containing deubiquitinating enzyme 4-like: MMVCSPISTCTKNVTCLIWTARRRMSNHAFDIIQVPSTYCCSHSLNTRPKLPYTSIYVPSSDCCLLTDGSKSSGQISIGCKTKSKTSCHSLAFNIANSRCHRKMSVGLSTGYRIMNTRLLVPEKTIASEIKYNIGPVSWKQRRASAGFFIALLVCFSTTTPTYAEAPEGNEKEKKVFTNYSVTGIPGDGRCLFRSVAHGACVQSGNNPPNEILQKELADELRARVVDELVKRREETEWFIEGNFDTYVSNMRKPREWGGEPELLMASHVLQMPITVYMHDRNSGGLIAIAEYGQEYGKDNPIEVLYHGFGHYDALHIPGQRGERSRL, encoded by the exons ATGATGGTTTGTTCTCCCATCAGTACGTGCACAAAAAATGTGACCTGCTTAATTTGGACTGCCCGGAGACGGATGAGCAATCATGCTTTTGATATTATTCAAGTACCTTCTACTTATTGCTGTTCCCATAGCTTAAACACGCGTCCGAAACTACCTTACACTTCCATATATGTGCCTTCTTCGGATTGTTGTTTGTTGACTGATGGGTCCAAATCATCTGGACAAATAAGTATTGGATGTAAAACCAAAAGTAAGACTTCTTGCCATTCGTTGGCATTTAATATTGCTAATTCTAGATGCCATCGGAAGATGAGTGTTGGTCTCTCAACTGGATACAGAATCATGAACACAAGGCTTCTGGTTCCTGAGAAAACAATTGCTTCCGAAATTAAGTATAATATCGGACCTGTTTCTTGGAAACAACGACGAGCATCTGCTGGCTTTTTTATTGCATTGTTGGTTTGTTTTTCAACCACCACACCTACATATGCTGAAGCTCCTGAGGGAAATGAGAAGGAAAAGAAAGTTTTCACCAACTACTCAGTGACTG GTATACCTGGTGACGGGAGATGCTTGTTTCGCTCTGTTGCCCATGGAGCTTGTGTACAATCAGGAAATAACCCTCCGAATGAGATCCTTCAGAAGGAGCTAGCTGACGAATTAAGGGCTAGG GTGGTTGATGAACTTGTCAAAAGACGGGAAGAGACAGAATG gtTTATAGAAGGCAATTTCGACACTTATGTTTCAAACATGAGGAAGCCTCGCGAATGGGGAGGTGAACCGGAACTATTAATGGCTTCTCATGTACTCCA GATGCCTATAACGGTCTACATGCATGACCGAAATTCTGGTGGCCTGATAGCTATTGCGGAGTACGGTCAAGAATATGGCAAGGACAATCCAATCGAAGTCCTATATCATGGTTTCGGTCATTATGATGCGCTTCATATACCAGGTCAGAGAGGGGAAAGGTCAAGACTTTGA
- the LOC142552081 gene encoding transcription factor bHLH48-like isoform X2 — protein sequence MGFGFLQAHDVISTQTQSETGGSSFTALLELPPPQAVELLVNEDFQAKTPPPIFPSNTALIDRASKFSVFATACNSPEGNCVVSGSRSMKPDVVKQEPLESDSHLNSSKPATSNQSPKSLKRKEKERKVNETNKKSKKVAPNDISDGSGDKLPYIHVRARRGQATDSHSLAERARREKINARMKLLQELVPGCNKISGTAMVLDEIINHVQALQRQVEFLSMRLAAVNPRSDINLDAFLAEESEPAVDNNYQSMFTASIWPEGQISGSRQQYQQLWHFEGLQQPIWDREEDNSNFITTENPLLSFDSSSNSASLHSSQQLKMEL from the exons ATGGGCTTCGGATTTTTGCAAGCCCATGACGTAATATCCACTCAAACTCAATCGGAGACCGGCGGGAGCTCTTTTACGGCGCTTCTCGAACTTCCGCCGCCACAGGCGGTGGAACTCTTGGTGAACGAAGATTTTCAGGCAAAGACTCCGCCGCCTATTTTTCCTTCCAATACTGCCCTCATCGACCGAGCTTCCAAGTTTTCAGTTTTTGCTACGGCTTGCAATTCGCCGGAGGGTAACTGTGTGGTGTCAGGTTCTCGCTCCATGAAGCCAGATGTGGTGAAGCAAGAGCCACTAGAGTCAGATTCGCACCTTAATTCATCTAAGCCCGCAACTTCAAATCAGAGTCCCAAGAGCCTGAAGCGGAAGGAGAAGGAGAGAAAG GTTAATGAAACGAATAAAAAGAGCAAAAAAGTTGCGCCGAACGATATTTCTGATGGCAGTGGAGATAAGCTGCCGTACATCCATGTTAGAGCTCGCCGTGGCCAAGCGACAGATAGCCATAGCTTAGCTGAAAGG GCAAGGAGAGAGAAGATTAACGCCAGAATGAAACTATTACAGGAGCTGGTCCCAGGATGCAACAAG ATTTCAGGGACTGCAATGGTACTGGATGAGATAATAAACCATGTGCAAGCACTTCAACGGCAAGTGGAG TTTTTATCCATGAGACTTGCTGCCGTTAACCCGAGAAGCGATATCAATCTCGATGCCTTCTTGGCTGAAGAA AGTGAACCAGCAGTTGATAATAATTACCAAAGCATGTTTACTGCATCAATTTGGCCCGAAGGCCAAATAAGTGGGAGCAGGCAGCAATATCAACAGTTGTGGCACTTTGAGGGGCTTCAGCAGCCCATCTGGGACAGAGAAGAAGACAACTCTAACTTCATTACAACAGAAAATCCGCTTTTAAGCTTTgattcttcatcaaattcag
- the LOC142551017 gene encoding ras-related protein RABA4d-like has protein sequence MSNPYGGDFNQKIDYVFKIVLIGDSAVGKSQLLARFARNEFSLESKATIGVEFQTKTLVIDNKTVKAQIWDTAGQERYRAVTSAYYRGAVGAMLVYDMTKRQSFDHMARWLEELRGHADKNIVIMLIGNKCDLGTLRAVPTEDAQEFAERENFYFMETSALEATNVESAFMTILTEIYRIISKKSLTAADAMDYGKSTSLKGTKIVVPGQMDPNGRKGGCCRNS, from the exons ATGTCAAATCCATACGGTGGAGATTTTAATCAGAAGATTGATTATGTTTTTAAGATTGTTTTGATTGGGGATTCCGCGGTGGGTAAATCCCAATTGCTGGCTAGGTTTGCGAGGAACGAATTCAGTCTGGAATCAAAGGCCACAATTGGGGTTGAATTCCAGACCAAGACCCTAGTTATTGACAACAAGACTGTGAAGGCACAGATTTGGGACACTGCTGGACAAGAGAG GTACCGAGCGGTAACAAGCGCTTACTACCGAGGTGCTGTTGGTGCAATGCTGGTTTACGACATGACAAAACGGCAGTCGTTTGATCACATGGCTCGATGGCTTGAGGAACTGAGAGGTCATGCCGATAAAAACATCGTGATAATGCTCATTGGCAACAAATGCGATCTGGGTACTCTTCGAGCAGTTCCAACAGAGGATGCTCAAGAGTTTGCTGAAAGAGAGAACTTTTACTTCATGGAGACATCGGCCCTTGAAGCAACCAACGTTGAAAGCGCATTCATGACCATCTTGACTGAAATATATCGAATCATAAGCAAGAAATCACTTACTGCCGCTGATGCAATGGATTACGGGAAATCTACATCATTGAAGGGTACCAAGATAGTTGTTCCTGGTCAGATGGATCCCAATGGGAGAAAGGGTGGATGTTGCaggaactcttga
- the LOC142551018 gene encoding protein STRUBBELIG-RECEPTOR FAMILY 2-like — MAKHWWCLIAIVSLTSLVLQAFAITDEVDVQALRDLYRSLNSPVQLQRWKLEGGDPCGELWTGVSCFMSSVINLDLKGLGLNGNLGFQLSNLRNLKQLDLSSNNIESEIPYDLPLNLTHLNLAGNKFGQSIPYSLDLMKNLRHLNLSHNALSGPLGNVFGGLQNLRGMDLSFNNFTGDLPTSFKSLSNLTGLFLQENHFTGSVIFLANLPLHDLNIEDNHFSGIIPEKFQSIHNLWIGGNKFDEETNYPPWNFPDVIPTEQNISSPPVTNLTAFDTHPTHIASGHSKKRPGPSGIAMLVCGCTLVAVFAAVFVVIHYHRSHEKAVGEMGSCEGSARNRAISTVQGTDLWSMAAEDSPHISGFSSSPLITPSRLPPIRTKTMKVPKRKGLSGGKMPVTAKVYSLGELQLATSSFSRENLIGEGSLGSVYRAEFPDGTILAVKIINMVSLSIVEEEQFLDVIRNASRLKHPNIVTLLGYCMEHGQHLLVYKYIRNLSLEDALHCITYKPLSWGLRFQISLGIAQALNYMHSSCVPSVAHSNLKAANILLDETLTPHVCDCGLAILRSLTSNSVKLKASEMAISDSGYIAPEHAQSGIDDTKADVYAFGVLLLELLTGRRPFDNSRSRSEQLLVKWASSRLHDNASLGEMIDPSIKRTMSSKFLSRFADIVSVCIQAEQEFRPPMSEIVESLMCLVQKQAGGIDGTIEADSLEKSFRSTNTRFFGSPTISYFSV, encoded by the exons ATGGCTAAACATTGGTGGTGTCTGATTGCGATAGTATCCTTGACGAGTCTCGTGTTACAAGCCTTCGCAATCACGGATGAAGTTGACG TTCAAGCTCTTCGAGATCTGTACAGGTCCCTCAACAGTCCAGTGCAGCTTCAAAGGTGGAAATTAGAGGGCGGAGACCCTTGTGGCGAATTATGGACTGGAGTTTCATGTTTTATGTCCTCCGTAATCAACCT TGATCTTAAAGGACTGGGCCTCAATGGGAATCTCGGGTTTCAGCTCTCGAATCTGAGAAATCTGAAGCAGCT GGACCTCAGCTCAAATAACATTGAGAGCGAAATTCCTTATGATTTACCTCTTAATCTCACACACCT AAACTTGGCAGGAAATAAATTTGGTCAAAGCATTCCATACTCCTTGGATCTAATGAAAAATCTTAGGCATCT AAATTTGAGCCATAACGCGCTATCTGGACCTTTGGGAAATGTATTTGGTGGCCTACAGAATCTCAGAGGAAT GGATTTGTCGTTCAACAACTTCACTGGAGATCTCCCTACCTCGTTCAAATCTTTGTCTAACCTGACAGGATT GTTCTTGCAGGAAAATCACTTTACCGGATCAGTAATTTTTTTGGCCAATCTCCCACTTCATGACTT GAATATTGAAGACAACCATTTTAGTGGTATTATTCCAGAAAAGTTTCAATCTATACACAACTTATG GATAGGGGGTAACAAGTTTGACGAAGAAACAAACTATCCACCCTGGAATTTTCCAGATGTTATTCCCACAGAACAGAATATCAGCAGTCCACCAGTAACAAATTTAACCGCTTTTGATACCCATCCTACTCATATAGCATCAGGCCACAGCAAGAAAAGACCAGGCCCATCCGGAATAGCTATGTTGGTTTGTGGATGCACACTCGTTGCAGTTTTTGCAGCTGTTTTTGTTGTAATTCACTATCATCGGTCACATGAGAAAGCAGTTGGAGAGATGGGGAGCTGTGAAGGTTCCGCGAGAAATAGAGCTATTAGCACCGTCCAAG GCACGGATTTATGGTCTATGGCCGCAGAGGACAGCCCACATATATCAGGATTCAGCTCCTCCCCTTTGATTACTCCCTCTCGTCTGCCTCCTATTCGAACTAAAACGATGAAAGTGCCAAAGAGAAAAGGTTTATCTGGTGGAAAGATGCCTGTTACTGCAAAAGTTTACAGTCTAGGAGAGCTCCAACTAGCGACCAGCAGCTTCAGTCGAGAAAACCTTATTGGAGAGGGATCTCTTGGATCTGTTTACCGAGCCGAGTTTCCAGATGGCACG ATTTTGGCGGTTAAAATCATTAACATGGTGTCTCTATCCATCGTCGAAGAAGAACAGTTCTTGGATGTGATTCGAAATGCATCAAGATTGAAGCACCCTAACATCGTGACACTTCTTGGATACTGTATGGAGCATGGCCAACATCTCCTTGTGTACAAATATATTAGGAATTTGTCCCTTGAAGATGCTTTACACTGCATCACATACAAACCATTATCTTGGGGTCTACGTTTTCAAATCTCTCTTGGCATTGCTCAGGCATTGAA TTACATGCATTCATCCTGTGTGCCATCCGTTGCCCATAGCAACTTAAAGGCTGCAAATATCTTACTTGATGAAACACTTACGCCCCATGTTTGTGATTGTGGGCTGGCTATCCTGAGATCCCTGACTAGCAACAGCGTAAAGCTCAAG GCTTCAGAAATGGCTATTTCTGATAGTGGCTATATCGCACCAGAACATGCTCAAAGTGGAATTGACGATACAAAGGCTGATGTTTATGCCTTTGGAGTGTTGCTTTTAGAGCTTTTAACAGGAAGGAGGCCTTTTGACAA TTCAAGATCAAGATCAGAACAATTATTGGTGAAATGGGCTTCGTCCAGGCTTCACGATAACGCATCTTTAGGAGAGATGATCGATCCCTCCATTAAGCGAACCATGTCATCGAAATTTCTTTCGCGTTTTGCTGACATTGTCTCCGTCTGCATTCAG GCTGAGCAGGAATTTAGGCCTCCGATGTCCGAAATCGTGGAGTCTCTGATGTGTCTTGTGCAAAAGCAAGCTGGTGGCATAGATGGTACCATTGAAGCAGATTCTTTGGAGAAATCGTTCCGCTCAACCAACACCAGATTCTTTGGATCGCCAACTATTAGCTACTTTTCTGTCTAG
- the LOC142552081 gene encoding transcription factor bHLH48-like isoform X1, with product MEPQVGETQLQFRSGIRGSNPEEMGFGFLQAHDVISTQTQSETGGSSFTALLELPPPQAVELLVNEDFQAKTPPPIFPSNTALIDRASKFSVFATACNSPEGNCVVSGSRSMKPDVVKQEPLESDSHLNSSKPATSNQSPKSLKRKEKERKVNETNKKSKKVAPNDISDGSGDKLPYIHVRARRGQATDSHSLAERARREKINARMKLLQELVPGCNKISGTAMVLDEIINHVQALQRQVEFLSMRLAAVNPRSDINLDAFLAEESEPAVDNNYQSMFTASIWPEGQISGSRQQYQQLWHFEGLQQPIWDREEDNSNFITTENPLLSFDSSSNSASLHSSQQLKMEL from the exons atggAACCGCAAGTAGGAGAAACCCAGCTGCAATTTAGATCCGGAATACGCGGGTCAAATCCCGAAGAAATGGGCTTCGGATTTTTGCAAGCCCATGACGTAATATCCACTCAAACTCAATCGGAGACCGGCGGGAGCTCTTTTACGGCGCTTCTCGAACTTCCGCCGCCACAGGCGGTGGAACTCTTGGTGAACGAAGATTTTCAGGCAAAGACTCCGCCGCCTATTTTTCCTTCCAATACTGCCCTCATCGACCGAGCTTCCAAGTTTTCAGTTTTTGCTACGGCTTGCAATTCGCCGGAGGGTAACTGTGTGGTGTCAGGTTCTCGCTCCATGAAGCCAGATGTGGTGAAGCAAGAGCCACTAGAGTCAGATTCGCACCTTAATTCATCTAAGCCCGCAACTTCAAATCAGAGTCCCAAGAGCCTGAAGCGGAAGGAGAAGGAGAGAAAG GTTAATGAAACGAATAAAAAGAGCAAAAAAGTTGCGCCGAACGATATTTCTGATGGCAGTGGAGATAAGCTGCCGTACATCCATGTTAGAGCTCGCCGTGGCCAAGCGACAGATAGCCATAGCTTAGCTGAAAGG GCAAGGAGAGAGAAGATTAACGCCAGAATGAAACTATTACAGGAGCTGGTCCCAGGATGCAACAAG ATTTCAGGGACTGCAATGGTACTGGATGAGATAATAAACCATGTGCAAGCACTTCAACGGCAAGTGGAG TTTTTATCCATGAGACTTGCTGCCGTTAACCCGAGAAGCGATATCAATCTCGATGCCTTCTTGGCTGAAGAA AGTGAACCAGCAGTTGATAATAATTACCAAAGCATGTTTACTGCATCAATTTGGCCCGAAGGCCAAATAAGTGGGAGCAGGCAGCAATATCAACAGTTGTGGCACTTTGAGGGGCTTCAGCAGCCCATCTGGGACAGAGAAGAAGACAACTCTAACTTCATTACAACAGAAAATCCGCTTTTAAGCTTTgattcttcatcaaattcag